The following coding sequences lie in one Clarias gariepinus isolate MV-2021 ecotype Netherlands chromosome 27, CGAR_prim_01v2, whole genome shotgun sequence genomic window:
- the kidins220b gene encoding kinase D-interacting substrate of 220 kDa B isoform X1: MDTTTSIKMTTIAIQNLFSYVEEENLAALKAHLEKFKEVDGRSDNGQTPLMLAAEQGSLEIVQELIRRGANVNLDDVDCWSALISAAKEGHVEVVKELLDNSAYIEHRDMGGWTALMWAAYKGRVEVATVLLENGANPNTTGQQYSVYPIIWAAGRGHAEIVKLLLKEGAKVNCSDKYGTTPLIWAARKGHYDCVMHLLENGADVDQEGANSMTALIVAVKGGYTEVVKELLKRNPNVNMTDKDGNTALMIAAKEGYTEIVQDLLDAGTYVNIPDRSGDTVLIGAVRGGHVEIVRALLHKYADIDIRGQDNKTALYWAVEKGNATMVRDILQCNPDTETTTKDSETPLIKATKMRNIEIVELLLDKGAKVSAVDKKGDTPLHIAIRGRSRRLAELLLRNPKDGRLLYKPNKAGETPYNIDCSHQKSILTQIFGARHLSPTETDGDMLGYDLYSSALADILSEPTMQPPICVGLYAQWGSGKSFLLKKLEDEMKTFAGQQIEPLFQFSWLVVFLSLLLCGSVALLLGFTVDPNLAIAVSLSLLALLYLFFVVVYFGSRREGESWNWAWVLSTRLARHIGYLELLLKLMFVNPPELPEQTTRALPVRFLFTDYNRLSSVGGETSMAEMIATLSDACEREFGFMASRLFRVFKTEDTQGKKKWKKTCCIPSFVIFLFILTCLITGMALLAVFKVDSRNQTVNAVLVAMASVVGLALLLNCKTWWQVTDSVLNSQRKRLHSAANKMQKLKSEGFMKVLKSEVELMAKMAKTIDSFTQNQTRLVVIIDGLDSCEQDKVLQMLDTVRVLFSKGPFISIFASDPHIIIKAINQNLNSVLRDSNINGHDYMRNIVHLPVFLNSRGLSSAKKMCAPPAANGETGNSEGWHEELDRKLSQNSIGEMAKLGSKSTLNRRDTYRRRQMQRSVTRQMSFDFSKLLVTEDWFSDISPQTMRRLLNIVSVTGRLLRANQITFNWDRLASWINLTEQWPYRTSWLILYLEETEGIPEQATLKSIYERISKNIPTTKDVEPLLEIDGDVRSFEVFLSSRTPVLAARDIRTFLPCTVNLDPKLREIIADVRAAREQMNMGGITYPTLPLQDPGVRPTSIYSQHSSACSPTASYNGPYNVTGVSPQPHSAFYSTVAGPQHPYYNRPYFPHHVYVLPRQYTGSSHHIYIPAPPRPLIKANHPREPSSAIGTASVVSGTPSVLLSSMNTDMVCERLRVMEGIDQVMLAQYTATIKKANVNGRVLSQCNLDELKKEMNMNFGDWQLFRGIVMDLRQLESQVLHEEAPSEQGSSMVGHGETTRTRSIPGHGGPANNDNSPMYNFNLSFEELSNVGLDEIQKNPNPPWMNTTHRTPSMSSLNSQESSNEICKLTDKQQAEYRNAYQEYIASMSQLEATGSGMEKPVQPHPGQFMHSNSDDKNKDGCDQDGRKSASKRTAGKPADATDYASSEAATLDPISEEDEKLDHGSSKSLLGRKSSAEKLGLFQSADLKLKATGGLRYQKLTSDDEESEESDNTPLIKDGKKVEPKHCENEDSSLAKGKEYLSDGMLDKKDSSDSGVRSNESSPNHSLQDEEADLSQSERTNLIELDEESLARKRGLPNSLSGLQDPAVARMSICSEDQCSLLASSPEESWPSSRSYNLNRTPSNNTLNNNTNAQQGNRPRQSNESSKTNGSEVIVTPGSSTTTTTSTSSTHNENVRVVHLKRGLNPGDPPEICTVTSDTVVFSEERESIL; this comes from the exons CAGTATAGTGTATACCCCATCATTTGGGCTGCTGGCAGAGGTCATGCTGAAATCGTCAAGCTCTTGTTAAAGGAAGGAGCAAAAGTCAACTGTTCTGACAAG TATGGCACCACTCCATTGATCTGGGCTGCCAGGAAGGGCCACTATGACTGTGTGATGCACCTGCTAGAGAACGGCGCTGATGTTGACCAGGAGGGGGCA AATTCAATGACAGCACTGATCGTGGCTGTAAAAGGTGGCTACACAGAGGTTGTAAAGGAGCTGTTGAAGAGGAACCCCAATGTTAACATGACTGATAAAGATGGCAACACAGCCCTGATGATCGCAGCCAAGGAGGGCTACACCGAGATTGTCCAGGATTTGCTGGATGCAGGGACCTACGTCAACATCCCTGACAGG AGTGGTGACACAGTGCTGATTGGAGCTGTTCGGGGGGGCCATGTAGAAATTGTGCGAGCCCTGCTGCATAAGTATGCTGACATCGACATCAGGGGACAG GACAATAAGACAGCTTTGTACTGGGCTGTAGAGAAGGGCAATGCCACCATGGTCAGAGACATCCTGCAGTGTAACCCTGACACAGAGACCACTACCAAG GATTCTGAGACTCCCTTAATCAAAGCTACCAAGATGAGAAACATTGAAATTGTGGAGCTACTCCTGGACAAGGGGGCGAAAGTGTCCGCTGTGGATAAG AAAGGGGATACACCTCTTCATATTGCTATTCGTGGGAGGAGCCGCAGACTGGCTGAGCTACTTCTGCGCAACCCTAAAGATGGCCGCCTGCTCTACAAGCCCAATAAGGCAGGAGAGACACCATACAACATCGACTGCAGCCACCAAAAAAGCATTCTTACTCAAATTTTTGGAGCCA GACACCTGTCCCCCACTGAGACAGATGGTGACATGCTGGGCTATGACTTGTACAGCAGTGCACTGGCTGACATCCTGAGTGAACCCACCATGCAGCCTCCTATCTGTGTTGGCCTGTACGCTCAGTGGGGCAGCGGCAAGTCCTTCTTGCTCAAGAAATTAGAGG ATGAGATGAAGACATTTGCAGGGCAGCAGATTGAGCCACTGTTCCAGTTTTCTTGGCTAGTGGTGTTCCTGTCACTCTTGCTGTGTGGCTCTGTGGCTCTACTCCTTGGCTTTACTGTGGACCCCAACCTAGCCATTGCTGTTTCCCTCAGCCTTCTGGCTCTGCTCTACTTGTTCTTtg TGGTTGTATACTTTGGGAGTAGGCGTGAAGGCGAAAGCTGGAACTGGGCTTGGGTTCTCAGCACTCGGCTCGCTCGACACATTGGCTACTTGGAGCTACTGCTGAAACTCATGTTTGTTAATCCTCCAGAGCTGCCTGAGCAGACCACACGGGCACTGCCTGTCAG GTTCTTGTTTACAGATTATAACAGGCTGTCCAGTGTAGGTGGAGAGACATCCATGGCAGAAATGATTGCCACTCTCTCTGATGCCTGTGAAAGAGAGTTTGGCTTTATGGCCTCCAGATTATTCCGCGTCTTTAAGACAGAGGACACTCAAG GCAAAAAGAAATGGAAGAAGACATGCTGCATCCCATCCTTTGTGATCTTCCTTTTCATCCTGACTTGCCTGATCACGGGCATGGCTTTGCTGGCTGTCTTCAAGGTAGACAGCCGCAACCAGACGGTAAATGCTGTGTTGGTTGCCATGGCAAGCGTGGTGGGCCTGGCTCTTCTGTTGAACTGCAAAACATGGTGGCAGGTGACTGACTCAGTGCTGAACTCACAGAGGAAGAGGCTGCACAGTGCTGCTAACAAGATGCAAAAACTCAAGAGTGAAGGCTTCATGAAG GTGTTAAAAAGTGAGGTGGAACTCATGGCAAAAATGGCAAAGACTATCGACAGCTTCACCCAGAATCAAACACGTCTAGTTGTCATCATCGATGGTCTGGATTCTTGTGAGCAAGACAAAGTTTTGCAAATGCTGGATACG GTGAGGGTGCTTTTCTCCAAAGGTCCGTTCATCTCTATCTTTGCCAGTGACCCTCACATCATAATTAAAGCGATTAACCAGAACCTGAACAGTGTACTGCGTGACTCCAACATCAACGGCCACGATTACATGCGCAACATCGTACACCTGCCCGTCTTTCTCAATAGCCGAGGCCTCAGCAGTGCTAAGAAGATGTGTGCACCACCTGCAGCCAACGGAGAAACAGGAAATTCAGAGG GTTGGCATGAGGAACTGGACAGAAAGCTATCCCAAAATAGTATTGGTGAAATGGCTAAGCTGGGTAGTAAGAGCACTTTGAATCGCAGG GACACATACCGGCGTCGTCAGATGCAGAGATCCGTCACGCGCCAAATGTCCTTTGACTTCTCTAAGTTGCTGGTCACTGAGGACTGGTTCAGTGACATCAGCCCTCAGACTATGAGAAGACTTCTCAACATTGTGTCTGTCACAG GTCGATTACTGCGGGCCAATCAGATCACTTTTAACTGGGACCGGCTGGCGTCCTGGATCAACCTGACTGAGCAGTGGCCCTACCGAACATCGTGGCTTATCCTGTACCTGGAGGAGACAGAAGGAATTCCCGAACAGGCCACACTCAAAAGCATCTATGAAAG AATTTCCAAGAACATTCCCACCACTAAAGATGTAGAGCCATTGCTGGAGATAGATGGAGACGTTCGGAGTTTTGAAGTATTCCTCTCCTCTCGCACTCCAGTGCTGGCTGCTCGAGATATCCGCACCTTTCTACCCTGCACGGTCAACCTGGACCCTAAGCTCAGAGAGATTATAGCAG ATGTCCGTGCTGCTCGGGAGCAGATGAACATGGGTGGGATTACTTATCCTACGCTGCCCCTGCAGGACCCTGGCGTCCGCCCCACATCCATCTACAGCCAGCATTCCTCAGCCTGCTCACCCACCGCCTCATACAACGGGCCATACAATGTGACCGGTGTGTCCCCACAGCCCCATAGTGCCTTCTACAGCACCGTAGCTGGCCCTCAGCACCCATATTACAACAGG CCTTATTTCCCCCACCATGTTTATGTGCTGCCCCGGCAGTACACTGGCAGCTCCCATCACATTTACATCCCTGCACCTCCACGCCCACTCATTAAAGCGAACCATCCCAGGGAGCCTAGCTCTGCAATC GGCACTGCTTCTGTGGTGTCAGGCACCCCATCTGTGTTGCTCAGCTCCATGAATACAGACATGGTGTGTGAACGTCTCAGAGTGATGGAAGGCATCGACCAAGTCATGCTGGCCCAGTACACTGCCACTATTAAGAAG GCCAATGTCAATGGACGGGTCTTATCCCAATGTAACTTGGATGAgctgaagaaagaaatgaacaTGAACTTTGGAGACTGGCAGCTCTTTAGAGGAATT GTGATGGATTTACGTCAATTGGAGAGCCAAGTCCTGCATGAAGAAGCCCCCAGTGAGCAGGGCAGCAGCATGGTGGGTCACGGAGAGACTACTAGGACTCGAAGTATTCCAGGCCATGGCGGACCTGCTAACAATGATAACTCCCCCATGTACAACTTTAACCTTAGCTTTGAGGAACTCTCTAATGTGGGCCTTGATGAGATTCAGAAGAATCCCAATCCCCCATGGATG AACACTACACACCGTACCCCCAGCATGTCCAGTCTGAACTCTCAGGAGTCCTCCAATGAGATCTGCAAACTAACTGACAAGCAACAGGCTGAGTACCGCAATGCCTACCAAGAGTACATTGCCTCAATGTCACAGCTTGAGGCAACAGGCAGTGGGATGGAGAAGCCTGTGCAGCCCCATCCAGGCCAATTTATGCACTCCAACTCTGATGATAAGAATAAAGATGGATGTGATCAAGATGGACGCAAGTCTGCCTCTAAGCGAACTGCTGGAAAACCAGCAGATGCAACTGACTACGCTTCCAGTGAAGCTGCAACTCTAGACCCCATCAGCGAGGAGGATGAAAAGCTTGACCATGGCTCGTCCAAGTCCTTGCTTGGCCGCAAGAGCTCAGCAGAGAAGCTGGGCCTCTTCCAGAGTGCTGACCTGAAGCTGAAAGCCACAGGAGGGCTGCGTTACCAGAAACTGACCAGTGATGATGAAGAGTCAGAGGAGTCTGATAACACCCCCCTGATCAAGGATGGCAAGAAAGTAGAACCCAAGCACTGCGAGAATGAGGATTCATCTTTGGCAAAGGGGAAAGAGTACCTTTCTGACGGCATGCTGGACAAGAAGGACTCTTCTGATTCAGGAGTCCGGTCCAACGAAAGTTCACCCAACCATTCTCTGCAAGATGAGGAGGCTGACCTGTCTCAGTCAGAGAGGACCAACCTTATCGAGCTAGATGAAGAGAGTCTAGCCCGCAAGAGAGGCCTGCCTAATAGTTTGAGTGGTCTCCAGGATCCGGCAGTTGCACGCATGTCGATCTGTTCCGAAGACCAGTGCAGCCTCCTTGCCAGTAGCCCTGAGGAAAGCTGGCCATCTTCTAGAAGCTACAACCTGAACCGCACTCCCAGCAACAACACACTTAACAACAACACCAACGCTCAGCAGGGGAACCGTCCACGCCAGTCAAATGAAAGTTCCAAAACCAACGGCAGCGAGGTCATCGTGACCCCTGGGTCCAGCACAACTACCAccacctccacatccagcaccCATAATGAGAATGTACGTGTAGTGCATTTGAAGAGAGGCCTGAATCCTGGAGACCCACCTGAGATCTGCACCGTGACCTCTGACACAGTGGTCTTCAGCGAGGAGCGTGAGAGCATCCTGTGA
- the kidins220b gene encoding kinase D-interacting substrate of 220 kDa B isoform X2, which yields MDTTTSIKMTTIAIQNLFSYVEEENLAALKAHLEKFKEVDGRSDNGQTPLMLAAEQGSLEIVQELIRRGANVNLDDVDCWSALISAAKEGHVEVVKELLDNSAYIEHRDMGGWTALMWAAYKGRVEVATVLLENGANPNTTGQYSVYPIIWAAGRGHAEIVKLLLKEGAKVNCSDKYGTTPLIWAARKGHYDCVMHLLENGADVDQEGANSMTALIVAVKGGYTEVVKELLKRNPNVNMTDKDGNTALMIAAKEGYTEIVQDLLDAGTYVNIPDRSGDTVLIGAVRGGHVEIVRALLHKYADIDIRGQDNKTALYWAVEKGNATMVRDILQCNPDTETTTKDSETPLIKATKMRNIEIVELLLDKGAKVSAVDKKGDTPLHIAIRGRSRRLAELLLRNPKDGRLLYKPNKAGETPYNIDCSHQKSILTQIFGARHLSPTETDGDMLGYDLYSSALADILSEPTMQPPICVGLYAQWGSGKSFLLKKLEDEMKTFAGQQIEPLFQFSWLVVFLSLLLCGSVALLLGFTVDPNLAIAVSLSLLALLYLFFVVVYFGSRREGESWNWAWVLSTRLARHIGYLELLLKLMFVNPPELPEQTTRALPVRFLFTDYNRLSSVGGETSMAEMIATLSDACEREFGFMASRLFRVFKTEDTQGKKKWKKTCCIPSFVIFLFILTCLITGMALLAVFKVDSRNQTVNAVLVAMASVVGLALLLNCKTWWQVTDSVLNSQRKRLHSAANKMQKLKSEGFMKVLKSEVELMAKMAKTIDSFTQNQTRLVVIIDGLDSCEQDKVLQMLDTVRVLFSKGPFISIFASDPHIIIKAINQNLNSVLRDSNINGHDYMRNIVHLPVFLNSRGLSSAKKMCAPPAANGETGNSEGWHEELDRKLSQNSIGEMAKLGSKSTLNRRDTYRRRQMQRSVTRQMSFDFSKLLVTEDWFSDISPQTMRRLLNIVSVTGRLLRANQITFNWDRLASWINLTEQWPYRTSWLILYLEETEGIPEQATLKSIYERISKNIPTTKDVEPLLEIDGDVRSFEVFLSSRTPVLAARDIRTFLPCTVNLDPKLREIIADVRAAREQMNMGGITYPTLPLQDPGVRPTSIYSQHSSACSPTASYNGPYNVTGVSPQPHSAFYSTVAGPQHPYYNRPYFPHHVYVLPRQYTGSSHHIYIPAPPRPLIKANHPREPSSAIGTASVVSGTPSVLLSSMNTDMVCERLRVMEGIDQVMLAQYTATIKKANVNGRVLSQCNLDELKKEMNMNFGDWQLFRGIVMDLRQLESQVLHEEAPSEQGSSMVGHGETTRTRSIPGHGGPANNDNSPMYNFNLSFEELSNVGLDEIQKNPNPPWMNTTHRTPSMSSLNSQESSNEICKLTDKQQAEYRNAYQEYIASMSQLEATGSGMEKPVQPHPGQFMHSNSDDKNKDGCDQDGRKSASKRTAGKPADATDYASSEAATLDPISEEDEKLDHGSSKSLLGRKSSAEKLGLFQSADLKLKATGGLRYQKLTSDDEESEESDNTPLIKDGKKVEPKHCENEDSSLAKGKEYLSDGMLDKKDSSDSGVRSNESSPNHSLQDEEADLSQSERTNLIELDEESLARKRGLPNSLSGLQDPAVARMSICSEDQCSLLASSPEESWPSSRSYNLNRTPSNNTLNNNTNAQQGNRPRQSNESSKTNGSEVIVTPGSSTTTTTSTSSTHNENVRVVHLKRGLNPGDPPEICTVTSDTVVFSEERESIL from the exons TATAGTGTATACCCCATCATTTGGGCTGCTGGCAGAGGTCATGCTGAAATCGTCAAGCTCTTGTTAAAGGAAGGAGCAAAAGTCAACTGTTCTGACAAG TATGGCACCACTCCATTGATCTGGGCTGCCAGGAAGGGCCACTATGACTGTGTGATGCACCTGCTAGAGAACGGCGCTGATGTTGACCAGGAGGGGGCA AATTCAATGACAGCACTGATCGTGGCTGTAAAAGGTGGCTACACAGAGGTTGTAAAGGAGCTGTTGAAGAGGAACCCCAATGTTAACATGACTGATAAAGATGGCAACACAGCCCTGATGATCGCAGCCAAGGAGGGCTACACCGAGATTGTCCAGGATTTGCTGGATGCAGGGACCTACGTCAACATCCCTGACAGG AGTGGTGACACAGTGCTGATTGGAGCTGTTCGGGGGGGCCATGTAGAAATTGTGCGAGCCCTGCTGCATAAGTATGCTGACATCGACATCAGGGGACAG GACAATAAGACAGCTTTGTACTGGGCTGTAGAGAAGGGCAATGCCACCATGGTCAGAGACATCCTGCAGTGTAACCCTGACACAGAGACCACTACCAAG GATTCTGAGACTCCCTTAATCAAAGCTACCAAGATGAGAAACATTGAAATTGTGGAGCTACTCCTGGACAAGGGGGCGAAAGTGTCCGCTGTGGATAAG AAAGGGGATACACCTCTTCATATTGCTATTCGTGGGAGGAGCCGCAGACTGGCTGAGCTACTTCTGCGCAACCCTAAAGATGGCCGCCTGCTCTACAAGCCCAATAAGGCAGGAGAGACACCATACAACATCGACTGCAGCCACCAAAAAAGCATTCTTACTCAAATTTTTGGAGCCA GACACCTGTCCCCCACTGAGACAGATGGTGACATGCTGGGCTATGACTTGTACAGCAGTGCACTGGCTGACATCCTGAGTGAACCCACCATGCAGCCTCCTATCTGTGTTGGCCTGTACGCTCAGTGGGGCAGCGGCAAGTCCTTCTTGCTCAAGAAATTAGAGG ATGAGATGAAGACATTTGCAGGGCAGCAGATTGAGCCACTGTTCCAGTTTTCTTGGCTAGTGGTGTTCCTGTCACTCTTGCTGTGTGGCTCTGTGGCTCTACTCCTTGGCTTTACTGTGGACCCCAACCTAGCCATTGCTGTTTCCCTCAGCCTTCTGGCTCTGCTCTACTTGTTCTTtg TGGTTGTATACTTTGGGAGTAGGCGTGAAGGCGAAAGCTGGAACTGGGCTTGGGTTCTCAGCACTCGGCTCGCTCGACACATTGGCTACTTGGAGCTACTGCTGAAACTCATGTTTGTTAATCCTCCAGAGCTGCCTGAGCAGACCACACGGGCACTGCCTGTCAG GTTCTTGTTTACAGATTATAACAGGCTGTCCAGTGTAGGTGGAGAGACATCCATGGCAGAAATGATTGCCACTCTCTCTGATGCCTGTGAAAGAGAGTTTGGCTTTATGGCCTCCAGATTATTCCGCGTCTTTAAGACAGAGGACACTCAAG GCAAAAAGAAATGGAAGAAGACATGCTGCATCCCATCCTTTGTGATCTTCCTTTTCATCCTGACTTGCCTGATCACGGGCATGGCTTTGCTGGCTGTCTTCAAGGTAGACAGCCGCAACCAGACGGTAAATGCTGTGTTGGTTGCCATGGCAAGCGTGGTGGGCCTGGCTCTTCTGTTGAACTGCAAAACATGGTGGCAGGTGACTGACTCAGTGCTGAACTCACAGAGGAAGAGGCTGCACAGTGCTGCTAACAAGATGCAAAAACTCAAGAGTGAAGGCTTCATGAAG GTGTTAAAAAGTGAGGTGGAACTCATGGCAAAAATGGCAAAGACTATCGACAGCTTCACCCAGAATCAAACACGTCTAGTTGTCATCATCGATGGTCTGGATTCTTGTGAGCAAGACAAAGTTTTGCAAATGCTGGATACG GTGAGGGTGCTTTTCTCCAAAGGTCCGTTCATCTCTATCTTTGCCAGTGACCCTCACATCATAATTAAAGCGATTAACCAGAACCTGAACAGTGTACTGCGTGACTCCAACATCAACGGCCACGATTACATGCGCAACATCGTACACCTGCCCGTCTTTCTCAATAGCCGAGGCCTCAGCAGTGCTAAGAAGATGTGTGCACCACCTGCAGCCAACGGAGAAACAGGAAATTCAGAGG GTTGGCATGAGGAACTGGACAGAAAGCTATCCCAAAATAGTATTGGTGAAATGGCTAAGCTGGGTAGTAAGAGCACTTTGAATCGCAGG GACACATACCGGCGTCGTCAGATGCAGAGATCCGTCACGCGCCAAATGTCCTTTGACTTCTCTAAGTTGCTGGTCACTGAGGACTGGTTCAGTGACATCAGCCCTCAGACTATGAGAAGACTTCTCAACATTGTGTCTGTCACAG GTCGATTACTGCGGGCCAATCAGATCACTTTTAACTGGGACCGGCTGGCGTCCTGGATCAACCTGACTGAGCAGTGGCCCTACCGAACATCGTGGCTTATCCTGTACCTGGAGGAGACAGAAGGAATTCCCGAACAGGCCACACTCAAAAGCATCTATGAAAG AATTTCCAAGAACATTCCCACCACTAAAGATGTAGAGCCATTGCTGGAGATAGATGGAGACGTTCGGAGTTTTGAAGTATTCCTCTCCTCTCGCACTCCAGTGCTGGCTGCTCGAGATATCCGCACCTTTCTACCCTGCACGGTCAACCTGGACCCTAAGCTCAGAGAGATTATAGCAG ATGTCCGTGCTGCTCGGGAGCAGATGAACATGGGTGGGATTACTTATCCTACGCTGCCCCTGCAGGACCCTGGCGTCCGCCCCACATCCATCTACAGCCAGCATTCCTCAGCCTGCTCACCCACCGCCTCATACAACGGGCCATACAATGTGACCGGTGTGTCCCCACAGCCCCATAGTGCCTTCTACAGCACCGTAGCTGGCCCTCAGCACCCATATTACAACAGG CCTTATTTCCCCCACCATGTTTATGTGCTGCCCCGGCAGTACACTGGCAGCTCCCATCACATTTACATCCCTGCACCTCCACGCCCACTCATTAAAGCGAACCATCCCAGGGAGCCTAGCTCTGCAATC GGCACTGCTTCTGTGGTGTCAGGCACCCCATCTGTGTTGCTCAGCTCCATGAATACAGACATGGTGTGTGAACGTCTCAGAGTGATGGAAGGCATCGACCAAGTCATGCTGGCCCAGTACACTGCCACTATTAAGAAG GCCAATGTCAATGGACGGGTCTTATCCCAATGTAACTTGGATGAgctgaagaaagaaatgaacaTGAACTTTGGAGACTGGCAGCTCTTTAGAGGAATT GTGATGGATTTACGTCAATTGGAGAGCCAAGTCCTGCATGAAGAAGCCCCCAGTGAGCAGGGCAGCAGCATGGTGGGTCACGGAGAGACTACTAGGACTCGAAGTATTCCAGGCCATGGCGGACCTGCTAACAATGATAACTCCCCCATGTACAACTTTAACCTTAGCTTTGAGGAACTCTCTAATGTGGGCCTTGATGAGATTCAGAAGAATCCCAATCCCCCATGGATG AACACTACACACCGTACCCCCAGCATGTCCAGTCTGAACTCTCAGGAGTCCTCCAATGAGATCTGCAAACTAACTGACAAGCAACAGGCTGAGTACCGCAATGCCTACCAAGAGTACATTGCCTCAATGTCACAGCTTGAGGCAACAGGCAGTGGGATGGAGAAGCCTGTGCAGCCCCATCCAGGCCAATTTATGCACTCCAACTCTGATGATAAGAATAAAGATGGATGTGATCAAGATGGACGCAAGTCTGCCTCTAAGCGAACTGCTGGAAAACCAGCAGATGCAACTGACTACGCTTCCAGTGAAGCTGCAACTCTAGACCCCATCAGCGAGGAGGATGAAAAGCTTGACCATGGCTCGTCCAAGTCCTTGCTTGGCCGCAAGAGCTCAGCAGAGAAGCTGGGCCTCTTCCAGAGTGCTGACCTGAAGCTGAAAGCCACAGGAGGGCTGCGTTACCAGAAACTGACCAGTGATGATGAAGAGTCAGAGGAGTCTGATAACACCCCCCTGATCAAGGATGGCAAGAAAGTAGAACCCAAGCACTGCGAGAATGAGGATTCATCTTTGGCAAAGGGGAAAGAGTACCTTTCTGACGGCATGCTGGACAAGAAGGACTCTTCTGATTCAGGAGTCCGGTCCAACGAAAGTTCACCCAACCATTCTCTGCAAGATGAGGAGGCTGACCTGTCTCAGTCAGAGAGGACCAACCTTATCGAGCTAGATGAAGAGAGTCTAGCCCGCAAGAGAGGCCTGCCTAATAGTTTGAGTGGTCTCCAGGATCCGGCAGTTGCACGCATGTCGATCTGTTCCGAAGACCAGTGCAGCCTCCTTGCCAGTAGCCCTGAGGAAAGCTGGCCATCTTCTAGAAGCTACAACCTGAACCGCACTCCCAGCAACAACACACTTAACAACAACACCAACGCTCAGCAGGGGAACCGTCCACGCCAGTCAAATGAAAGTTCCAAAACCAACGGCAGCGAGGTCATCGTGACCCCTGGGTCCAGCACAACTACCAccacctccacatccagcaccCATAATGAGAATGTACGTGTAGTGCATTTGAAGAGAGGCCTGAATCCTGGAGACCCACCTGAGATCTGCACCGTGACCTCTGACACAGTGGTCTTCAGCGAGGAGCGTGAGAGCATCCTGTGA